A single region of the Latilactobacillus curvatus JCM 1096 = DSM 20019 genome encodes:
- a CDS encoding IS30-like element ISLsa1 family transposase — protein MGTSTLSRFQRGALAQLVNEGNKSYQVMADALGVAKATISYELDRVKPYDPELAQQDADRKRRNCGRRSMLTAALATLITNHLRLTWSPETIAAAYNLSTASIYNWLNRGWLPFKLTDLPNRNVRQHRVSENRGKFTSGTSIEQRPTTVNQRLAFGHWEVDTVLSSRSESRSCLVTFVERKTRLLWAIKAPNRTAKALNTAFGKFMGAFGPQVKSITVDHGKEFANYQALEQDYQIKVYFCHPYSPWERGSNEYFNRRLRWFFPKKTNFSQVTTDEILAALELINQRPLKIHHQQTAIERFRACSD, from the coding sequence TTGGGTACATCTACTTTATCACGTTTTCAACGTGGCGCACTAGCACAACTGGTCAATGAGGGGAATAAATCTTACCAAGTAATGGCTGACGCCTTAGGCGTCGCCAAAGCTACGATTAGCTATGAGTTGGACCGAGTTAAACCTTATGATCCAGAATTAGCTCAGCAAGATGCAGATCGCAAAAGGCGGAATTGCGGTCGTCGTTCGATGCTGACGGCAGCATTAGCGACTTTAATTACCAATCACTTACGATTAACCTGGTCACCAGAAACCATTGCGGCCGCTTATAACTTGAGCACTGCGTCAATTTATAATTGGCTTAATCGTGGCTGGCTCCCCTTCAAATTGACTGATCTACCCAATCGGAATGTCCGCCAGCACCGAGTGAGCGAAAATCGTGGGAAATTTACAAGTGGGACTTCCATCGAACAACGGCCAACAACTGTTAATCAACGGTTAGCTTTTGGTCATTGGGAAGTAGATACGGTGCTTTCTAGTCGAAGTGAGTCACGATCATGTCTGGTTACATTCGTAGAACGTAAGACCCGACTTCTATGGGCCATCAAAGCCCCTAATAGAACGGCTAAGGCTCTAAACACCGCCTTTGGCAAGTTTATGGGGGCCTTCGGTCCCCAAGTAAAATCCATTACTGTTGATCATGGTAAAGAGTTTGCCAATTATCAGGCCTTAGAACAGGATTATCAGATCAAAGTTTATTTTTGCCATCCATATTCACCATGGGAGCGAGGTTCCAATGAATATTTTAATAGACGGTTACGCTGGTTCTTCCCGAAAAAGACCAATTTTAGCCAAGTAACGACTGATGAGATCCTAGCAGCACTTGAACTAATTAATCAACGACCATTAAAAATACATCATCAACAGACTGCCATTGAAAGATTCCGGGCTTGTTCGGATTAA
- a CDS encoding multidrug effflux MFS transporter — protein sequence MVLTKKRTLWLSVLLGSLSAYGPLLVDMYLPAFPIMEADFHSSASMIQLSLTMCLAGLAIGPIFMGAWSDRVGRKKPLVIGTALAFTACLLSLVTHNIWLFFLLRFIQGLASSAGQVITRAVAKDLFDGKQLTKFIALLMAINGIFPIISPLIGSALLRFTSWEGIFGFLGIVGLLLLLGIILGFKETHTVSTSAQSAQQSRLGIQAIFKDRPFILFVLIQGLVYGAMFCYISGSSFMLQNVFSLSKSTFSLIYGINGIGIILMAEMSTILIHWFDELQQLKIGLIGGLIGAICVLISGFGSNRLWLALIGLFLVVATLGLINAVVTSLALQRQGQHAGIASSVLGLGMYVFGIFLSPLVGVMGSYTYLPLAVLILLCEIGALILYQRVIHMVRQ from the coding sequence ATGGTTTTAACAAAAAAAAGAACACTATGGTTATCTGTTTTACTTGGTTCACTGAGTGCTTATGGACCCCTACTAGTGGATATGTATCTACCAGCATTTCCGATTATGGAAGCTGATTTTCATTCATCTGCTTCCATGATTCAACTGAGTCTAACTATGTGTTTGGCTGGACTTGCGATTGGCCCCATCTTCATGGGTGCCTGGAGCGATCGTGTTGGCCGTAAAAAGCCACTCGTAATCGGAACCGCCCTTGCTTTTACAGCGTGTCTATTATCGTTAGTCACCCACAATATTTGGCTATTCTTCCTTTTACGGTTTATTCAAGGGTTAGCGAGCTCTGCAGGACAGGTCATTACTCGAGCAGTCGCTAAAGATTTATTTGACGGTAAACAATTGACAAAATTCATTGCCTTACTCATGGCAATCAACGGTATCTTCCCCATCATTTCACCATTAATAGGAAGTGCTTTGCTCCGTTTCACCTCTTGGGAAGGTATTTTCGGCTTTTTAGGGATTGTTGGCCTTCTTCTATTGTTAGGCATCATTTTGGGATTCAAAGAAACACACACAGTATCCACAAGCGCGCAATCGGCACAACAATCGCGCCTTGGTATTCAAGCCATTTTTAAAGATCGCCCATTCATCCTATTTGTTTTAATTCAAGGCCTCGTTTATGGGGCAATGTTCTGTTATATTTCAGGTTCCAGTTTCATGCTTCAAAATGTCTTTAGTCTTTCTAAATCAACTTTCAGTCTAATCTACGGAATCAATGGGATTGGGATTATCTTAATGGCTGAAATGTCCACCATTTTAATCCATTGGTTTGATGAATTACAACAATTAAAAATCGGCTTAATTGGTGGTTTAATCGGTGCCATCTGCGTCTTAATTAGTGGCTTTGGCTCTAATCGTCTCTGGTTAGCTTTAATTGGTTTATTCCTAGTGGTCGCAACACTTGGTCTAATTAATGCCGTTGTCACCTCACTGGCCTTACAACGCCAAGGACAACATGCAGGGATTGCTTCTTCAGTGCTTGGACTTGGTATGTATGTTTTCGGCATTTTTCTTTCCCCATTAGTTGGCGTGATGGGCAGTTATACCTATCTTCCATTAGCTGTTTTGATTTTACTTTGTGAGATTGGCGCATTAATCCTTTATCAACGTGTTATCCACATGGTTCGTCAATAA
- the trxA gene encoding thioredoxin: protein MIQTVTEQNIASFVQTQPLVILDFWADWCAPCRIMTPMITELHEQLADQFGLGTVDVEDQAALAEQYAIQSVPTLLIFKNGQATEKVTGAFPKEKLKRYLDKKIAEM, encoded by the coding sequence ATGATTCAAACCGTAACAGAACAGAACATCGCAAGCTTTGTTCAAACACAACCGTTAGTGATTTTAGACTTTTGGGCGGATTGGTGTGCACCTTGTCGGATTATGACACCGATGATTACTGAACTACATGAACAATTAGCTGATCAGTTTGGCTTAGGAACCGTTGATGTAGAGGATCAAGCAGCGTTAGCTGAACAATATGCGATTCAATCCGTTCCAACCCTATTAATCTTCAAAAATGGTCAGGCGACAGAAAAGGTAACTGGCGCTTTTCCAAAAGAGAAGTTAAAAAGATACTTAGATAAGAAAATCGCTGAAATGTAA
- a CDS encoding threonine/serine exporter family protein, producing the protein MKIAQKNKILETCLIAGRIMIESGSEMYRVEDTMNRIAYNAGIQKSVVFTTPTGLFIGIENQPYVQLGAVAVRTINLGKVENVNTASRQFATKEITLDQLMLRLKQIDQDTAHFPLWLQITAAAVISAFLMIIFSGEYDWLDIIPSAVAGALGYAAFAAVNRVTTIRFIGEFLSATVIGIVAYLLTRWHLGVDIDNIIIGAVMPLVPGVAITNSIRDLLAGHLLSGMARGMEAILSAFAIGTGIALVFRFFM; encoded by the coding sequence ATGAAAATTGCCCAAAAAAATAAAATATTAGAAACCTGCCTAATTGCGGGACGGATTATGATTGAAAGTGGTTCTGAAATGTACCGGGTTGAAGATACAATGAACCGGATTGCTTATAATGCAGGCATTCAAAAGAGTGTTGTGTTTACGACACCGACCGGTTTATTTATCGGAATTGAAAATCAACCTTATGTGCAACTAGGCGCTGTTGCGGTGCGGACGATTAACCTTGGAAAAGTTGAAAATGTGAATACTGCTTCACGGCAATTTGCGACTAAGGAAATTACGTTGGATCAGTTAATGTTACGGTTAAAACAAATTGATCAGGATACAGCTCATTTTCCGTTGTGGTTACAAATTACAGCTGCAGCAGTCATTTCAGCGTTTTTGATGATTATTTTTTCTGGTGAATATGATTGGTTAGACATCATACCGTCAGCGGTAGCCGGTGCTTTAGGCTATGCCGCCTTTGCGGCGGTCAATCGGGTCACAACGATTCGCTTTATCGGTGAATTTTTAAGTGCGACAGTGATTGGGATAGTCGCCTATCTATTAACTAGGTGGCACTTAGGAGTCGATATCGATAATATTATCATTGGGGCTGTAATGCCATTGGTACCTGGTGTAGCGATTACCAACTCGATTCGAGATTTGCTAGCAGGGCATTTATTATCTGGTATGGCACGTGGGATGGAGGCCATCCTGAGTGCCTTTGCAATTGGAACAGGGATTGCGCTCGTATTTAGATTCTTTATGTAA
- a CDS encoding threonine/serine exporter family protein — MPYWVQFIIQALFSYISTVAFGICINLPRRALLWCGFAGMAGWQVYWMLFNFGSGRMLANLLGALAVGICGNIMARYKRMPVIIFNIPGLVPLVPGGTAYRAIRNLVLGNLNEASTQGVSVIMIAGAIAVGFMLAQILADITRKRAITPKWVSRH, encoded by the coding sequence ATGCCATATTGGGTTCAGTTTATTATTCAAGCGTTATTTAGTTATATTTCAACGGTTGCGTTTGGAATTTGTATTAATTTACCAAGACGCGCATTATTATGGTGTGGCTTTGCCGGTATGGCAGGGTGGCAGGTCTATTGGATGCTCTTTAACTTTGGTAGCGGGCGGATGCTTGCTAATTTGTTGGGTGCGTTAGCTGTTGGGATTTGTGGCAATATTATGGCCCGTTATAAGCGGATGCCGGTGATTATCTTTAATATTCCAGGGTTAGTACCCTTAGTGCCCGGTGGAACTGCGTATCGTGCGATTCGGAATCTCGTGCTAGGCAACTTAAATGAAGCTTCGACACAAGGTGTTTCAGTAATCATGATTGCTGGTGCGATTGCCGTTGGCTTTATGTTAGCGCAAATTTTAGCCGATATAACACGAAAACGAGCGATTACGCCGAAATGGGTATCGCGTCACTAA
- a CDS encoding L-cystine transporter yields the protein MTITYVVINIVIMLIMLFVLNKMARIHVKFSRRVFTALGVGILFGALLQIIFKTDSTVVKQTADWVGIVGNGYVSFLKMIVMPLVMVSIIQAITNLESSKGLGKMAGMVIGILVFTTLIAATVGSVTADVFGLNASDIQSGQVEKARSKELQTKLGDVQEQTVPEKIVSFIPENPFMDMTGSRPTSTLAVVIFSAFLGVAALQLRRKKPEQAEMFNKIVNALYTVIMRMVTLILRMTPYGVLALMTTTVAQTNVKGILSLGEFVIASYVALIIMFLIHFLLITFTGLNPINYIKKVIPTLIFAFTSRTSAGSIPMNIETQTKRLGVEDGIANLSASFGASIGQNGCAGVYPAMLAVMIAPTVGINPWSIGFLVKLILIVAISSFGVAGVGGGATFAALIVLSSMNLPVGLAGLLISVEPLIDMGRTALNVDGSMTAGVLTAHLLGKLDKNKFNDMSLTEDSDEMA from the coding sequence ATGACAATTACATATGTCGTCATCAACATCGTGATCATGCTCATCATGTTATTTGTTTTAAACAAGATGGCCCGGATTCACGTTAAGTTTAGTCGCCGCGTTTTCACGGCATTGGGGGTCGGGATTTTATTCGGCGCACTCTTACAGATTATCTTCAAAACAGATTCAACGGTTGTCAAACAAACAGCTGATTGGGTCGGCATTGTCGGCAACGGTTATGTCTCGTTCTTAAAGATGATCGTTATGCCGTTAGTCATGGTTTCGATTATTCAAGCCATTACGAACTTGGAATCATCTAAAGGCTTAGGGAAGATGGCCGGCATGGTCATTGGAATCTTAGTCTTTACAACCTTAATCGCAGCCACAGTTGGTTCAGTGACAGCGGATGTTTTCGGCTTAAATGCGAGTGATATTCAATCAGGCCAAGTCGAAAAGGCCCGCTCGAAAGAATTACAAACGAAGCTAGGCGATGTACAGGAACAAACTGTTCCTGAAAAAATCGTTAGCTTCATTCCTGAAAATCCATTCATGGATATGACGGGTTCACGACCTACATCAACATTAGCTGTTGTGATTTTCTCAGCTTTCTTAGGAGTGGCAGCATTACAATTACGGCGTAAAAAGCCGGAACAAGCAGAAATGTTTAATAAAATCGTTAACGCCTTGTACACGGTTATCATGCGCATGGTAACTTTAATTTTACGGATGACACCTTATGGGGTGTTAGCCTTAATGACAACGACCGTAGCACAAACTAATGTTAAAGGAATTCTCAGTCTAGGTGAGTTCGTGATTGCCTCTTACGTGGCATTAATCATCATGTTCTTGATTCACTTCCTATTAATTACGTTCACGGGGTTAAATCCAATCAACTACATTAAAAAAGTGATTCCAACGTTAATCTTTGCGTTCACGTCACGGACGAGTGCGGGTTCAATTCCAATGAACATTGAAACCCAAACGAAACGTTTAGGGGTTGAAGATGGGATTGCTAATTTATCGGCTTCATTTGGGGCTTCAATCGGTCAAAACGGCTGTGCGGGTGTTTATCCAGCAATGTTAGCTGTGATGATTGCACCAACTGTTGGGATTAATCCTTGGAGCATCGGTTTCTTGGTTAAATTAATCTTGATTGTGGCAATCAGTTCCTTTGGGGTTGCTGGTGTCGGTGGTGGCGCAACATTTGCCGCTTTAATCGTACTTTCTTCAATGAACTTACCAGTCGGGTTAGCCGGACTATTAATCTCAGTTGAACCATTAATCGATATGGGTCGGACAGCCTTGAACGTTGATGGCTCAATGACTGCTGGGGTCTTAACGGCTCACTTATTAGGTAAATTGGATAAGAACAAGTTTAATGATATGAGTTTGACGGAAGATTCAGACGAAATGGCTTAA
- a CDS encoding ABC-F family ATP-binding cassette domain-containing protein — protein sequence MSILKVEGLTQQFLDKQLYDDAGFQVNKGEHMGITGQNGVGKSTLINILTGVILPDEGKVTWQKNLKIGYLDQYAKLAPGLSIFEFLKTAFADLYKKEKLMSQYYADYAESLDDQLLEKAGAIQELLEAKSFYDIDTRVMQVATGLGIDALGMDHDVSQLSGGQRSKIILAKLLLEEPDMLLLDEPTNYLDTNHIDWLSDYLNHFEGAFITISHDYDFLERVTTCIADIEFGKITKYTGTLQQAFRQKEENKASYLKAYENQQRKIEKTKAYIRKYKAGSRSTIAKSREKQLAHMDILTPPSNRVKANFRFPYHATASQILLTTNDLEIGYDRALLPALNFSIGRDQKVVLKGFNGIGKSTLIKTIIKEIPAIDGDFEIASTVKFGYFKQDLKWPNNMVTPLQYLQGEYPDQKQKELRQVLSRTGLTAEEAMKPLKQLSGGEQSKVKIAELLLTSSNFLLLDEPTNHLDDDTKNALRKAIQAFEGGVLLVTHEEDFYQGDWIDKILDVESLIKQ from the coding sequence TAAAAGTCGAAGGCCTAACACAACAGTTTTTAGATAAACAACTTTATGACGACGCCGGGTTTCAAGTGAATAAAGGCGAACATATGGGGATTACCGGCCAAAACGGGGTGGGTAAGAGTACGTTAATCAATATCCTCACGGGCGTCATTCTTCCGGATGAAGGAAAAGTGACGTGGCAAAAGAATTTGAAGATTGGTTATCTCGATCAGTATGCGAAGTTAGCACCAGGATTATCGATCTTTGAATTTTTGAAGACGGCTTTTGCGGATTTATATAAGAAAGAAAAATTAATGAGTCAATATTATGCGGACTACGCAGAGAGCCTTGATGACCAATTGCTCGAAAAAGCGGGTGCGATTCAAGAACTATTAGAGGCAAAAAGCTTCTATGATATTGATACACGCGTTATGCAAGTCGCCACTGGCTTGGGGATTGATGCATTAGGGATGGATCATGATGTATCACAACTAAGTGGGGGGCAACGTTCGAAGATTATTTTAGCGAAACTACTATTAGAAGAACCCGATATGTTATTACTGGATGAACCAACGAACTATTTGGACACGAACCACATTGATTGGCTGAGTGATTATCTCAATCATTTCGAAGGCGCCTTTATCACAATCTCCCATGATTATGACTTTTTGGAACGGGTGACAACCTGTATCGCCGATATCGAATTCGGTAAGATTACGAAGTATACCGGCACACTACAACAAGCCTTTCGGCAAAAGGAAGAGAATAAGGCTAGTTATTTAAAGGCCTATGAGAACCAACAAAGGAAGATTGAAAAAACGAAAGCTTATATCCGCAAGTATAAAGCTGGCTCCCGTTCGACAATTGCCAAGAGTCGTGAGAAACAATTGGCACATATGGATATTTTGACGCCACCAAGTAATCGCGTGAAGGCTAACTTCCGCTTTCCATATCATGCAACGGCCAGTCAGATTCTATTGACGACTAATGATTTGGAGATTGGTTACGATCGCGCGTTACTACCAGCGTTGAACTTTTCAATTGGTCGTGATCAGAAGGTGGTCTTGAAAGGTTTTAATGGGATTGGGAAATCAACGTTGATTAAAACGATCATTAAAGAAATTCCAGCAATCGATGGGGACTTTGAGATTGCCAGTACGGTGAAGTTTGGTTACTTTAAACAAGACTTGAAGTGGCCGAATAATATGGTAACGCCATTACAGTATCTACAAGGCGAATACCCTGATCAGAAACAAAAGGAACTACGCCAAGTTTTATCGCGGACTGGTTTAACTGCCGAAGAAGCGATGAAGCCTTTGAAACAACTTAGTGGTGGCGAACAATCGAAGGTGAAGATTGCCGAACTACTATTAACATCAAGCAACTTTCTTCTATTAGATGAACCAACGAACCATTTAGATGATGATACGAAGAATGCACTACGAAAAGCAATCCAAGCCTTCGAGGGTGGCGTACTCCTTGTTACTCATGAAGAAGACTTCTATCAAGGTGACTGGATTGATAAGATTTTGGATGTTGAATCACTCATTAAACAATAG
- a CDS encoding SIS domain-containing protein yields MPIQKNVTLSAVRGEENYDAYNLSPDACAILISYSGENPNLLALNTILRTRNIPTIAITSIGENRLSQECTCFYRLQPVKNSTRKSATLPLIPPSSSY; encoded by the coding sequence TTGCCTATTCAAAAAAACGTTACGCTATCTGCGGTTCGTGGCGAGGAAAACTACGATGCCTATAATCTTAGTCCGGATGCTTGCGCGATTTTAATTTCCTATTCTGGCGAGAATCCCAACTTACTAGCACTTAACACTATTTTACGCACCCGCAACATCCCGACGATTGCGATTACCAGTATCGGTGAAAATCGACTTTCGCAAGAATGCACTTGCTTTTACCGATTACAACCCGTGAAAAACTCTACTCGAAAATCGGCAACTTTACCATTAATACCTCCATCATCTTCCTATTAA